Proteins encoded in a region of the Phaenicophaeus curvirostris isolate KB17595 chromosome 1, BPBGC_Pcur_1.0, whole genome shotgun sequence genome:
- the MRPL42 gene encoding large ribosomal subunit protein mL42 codes for MATSLRTVWSGFFWMRSVATCKQAPLQSGAVYHACHKSTYSVLPEDYNCKVELAVTSDLKTIVCYHPSLEVPYEHTKPIPRPDPVNNKEETLDQVLKSRLNEKEIKNNKGLTVEELSKMFYTTKHRWFPVGQYHRRRRNPNPPKDR; via the exons ATGGCAACATCACTTAGAACTGTGTGGTCCGGCTTCTTTTGGATGCGTTCAGTAGCAACTTGCAAGCAGGCCCCACTGCAGA GTGGAGCTGTGTATCATGCTTGCCATAAATCTACATACTCGGTTCTCCCTGAAGATTACAATTG caaaGTGGAACTCGCAGTGACATCAGATTTGAAGACAATTGTCTGCTACCACCCATCGCTTGAGGTTCCGTATGAGCATACAAAA ccCATACCACGGCCAGATCCAGTGAATAATAAAGAAGAAACCCTTGATCAAGTTTTGAAATCGAGATTGAAtgaaaaagagataaagaaCAACAAAGGTCTTACGGTTGAAGAGCTCAGCAAAATGTTTTATACAACAAAACATCGCTGGTTTCCTGTGGGACA gtaTCATAGAAGACGCAGGAATCCTAATCCTCCTAAAGACAGATAA